From Candidatus Thiodictyon syntrophicum, a single genomic window includes:
- a CDS encoding disulfide isomerase DsbC N-terminal domain-containing protein, translating to MRFSRFSGLLAAALAAPPHALWAEPAATLGTILGSSDTAIRRMARLPVGGLQAVETTDGQLLFISDTGRYVVRGKAYDLMARRGLDLAHPGRGTGRAH from the coding sequence ATGCGCTTTTCCAGGTTTTCAGGGCTTCTCGCCGCGGCACTCGCCGCGCCGCCCCACGCCCTCTGGGCCGAGCCCGCTGCCACCTTGGGCACGATCCTGGGCAGCAGCGATACGGCGATCCGTCGCATGGCCCGGCTGCCCGTGGGCGGTCTCCAGGCTGTCGAGACCACCGACGGGCAACTCCTGTTCATCTCCGACACCGGGCGCTACGTGGTCCGGGGCAAAGCCTACGACCTTATGGCACGGCGTGGCCTTGACCTCGCTCACCCAGGCCGAGGAACTGGCCGGGCGCATTGA
- a CDS encoding AAA family ATPase — protein MALHRTLWRRDFSAVPAEARRAARLALQWIRNDPQASRQLADRNFLGALWLLTQPLLDPRAVANSLVIKRGEEDAPDSELVSLLEGHPSAEWDDLDPLELDGEARQWLRDFFQTLPRWVLNRLAAADAAAPATPTVALLGEILGLDAASVEVLEFVHQREQSQPLRLLLRASGQASARTNLERLAMLLGQEAGDLRAVFAKGAPLGRLGLLESRQAPGDMEDMFPPSDLLRELLDAAPQDAAALLGLLIEPAPPAVWRLDSFAHLAAAAGRLQGVLGQAAATGAAGVNALLYGPPGTGKTELARALAAACGLCAWQVRSADDDGDGLARRGRLSAYLLAQRLLARRRDALLIFDEVEDVLDTDDELFSFMRRRPPGRQKGWMNRILEENPVPTIWITNSTEGMDPAFLRRFLLPVGFTAAPRSVRRQLAEQHLGDRGLPPDLLDELAADVAQTPARLAAARRLLDLCPDAPPERTVREGVAALRTLLHGSPALRQRRVETAFDVAYLNLAGGIAPSAIARALHAQGRGSLCFYGPPGTGKTAFATVLAEALDRELVARQASDLLSAYVGETEHNLARLFRDSDPETTVLLLDEVDSFLSDRRQARHHWERTQVNELLQQMERYPGIFIAATNLMSGIDAAALRRFDFKLHFRTLTPVQRRALFAREALGDVGAPVPPDLARHLDEANGLTPGDFATVCRQRALLRETLTPEQFLRRLVWEGRLKGEEHRMLR, from the coding sequence ATGGCCCTGCATCGTACCCTCTGGCGCCGGGACTTCAGCGCCGTACCCGCCGAGGCGCGCCGCGCCGCCCGGCTCGCGCTGCAATGGATCCGCAACGACCCGCAGGCCAGTCGGCAACTGGCCGACCGCAACTTCCTGGGGGCCCTGTGGCTATTGACCCAACCCTTGCTCGACCCGCGGGCCGTCGCGAACTCGCTGGTCATCAAACGGGGCGAGGAAGATGCACCGGATTCGGAGTTGGTGTCCCTGCTCGAGGGCCATCCGTCCGCTGAGTGGGACGATTTGGACCCGCTGGAGCTGGACGGCGAGGCACGTCAGTGGTTGCGCGATTTCTTCCAGACGCTGCCGCGCTGGGTCTTGAACCGCCTGGCCGCGGCCGACGCCGCGGCGCCCGCCACCCCGACCGTCGCCCTGCTCGGCGAGATCCTGGGTCTGGATGCGGCGAGCGTCGAGGTGCTCGAGTTTGTCCACCAGCGCGAGCAGTCGCAACCGCTTCGCCTGTTGCTTCGGGCGAGCGGTCAGGCGAGTGCGCGGACCAATCTCGAACGCCTGGCCATGCTGCTCGGACAGGAAGCGGGGGACTTGCGTGCCGTCTTCGCCAAAGGCGCCCCGCTAGGCCGGCTCGGGCTCCTGGAGTCCAGGCAGGCCCCGGGGGACATGGAGGACATGTTCCCCCCGAGTGACTTGCTGCGGGAGCTGTTGGACGCGGCACCCCAGGACGCGGCGGCACTGCTCGGGCTCCTGATCGAGCCGGCACCGCCCGCGGTCTGGCGGCTGGATTCTTTTGCGCATCTGGCAGCCGCGGCCGGCCGGTTGCAGGGGGTCCTGGGTCAGGCCGCGGCCACCGGGGCCGCGGGGGTCAATGCGCTTCTCTATGGCCCGCCCGGCACCGGCAAGACCGAGCTGGCGCGCGCCCTGGCCGCGGCCTGTGGGCTCTGTGCCTGGCAGGTGCGCAGTGCCGATGACGACGGCGACGGACTCGCGCGCCGCGGGCGCCTTTCGGCCTATCTGCTGGCGCAACGCCTGCTGGCGCGGCGCCGCGATGCCCTGCTAATCTTCGACGAGGTCGAGGACGTCCTAGACACCGATGACGAACTGTTCTCATTCATGCGCCGCCGGCCGCCGGGCCGCCAGAAGGGCTGGATGAACCGCATCCTGGAGGAGAACCCGGTCCCGACGATCTGGATTACCAACAGTACCGAGGGCATGGACCCGGCCTTCCTGCGTCGGTTCCTCCTGCCGGTCGGATTCACGGCCGCACCGCGCTCGGTACGCCGGCAGCTGGCCGAACAGCACTTGGGCGACCGCGGTCTGCCGCCCGACCTGCTCGACGAACTAGCCGCGGACGTCGCTCAGACACCGGCCCGCCTGGCGGCGGCCCGTCGGCTGCTGGACCTGTGCCCGGACGCACCGCCCGAGCGGACGGTGCGGGAGGGTGTCGCCGCGCTGCGCACCCTGTTGCACGGATCCCCGGCACTGCGGCAGCGGCGGGTGGAGACCGCCTTCGATGTCGCCTATCTGAACCTGGCCGGGGGCATCGCACCGAGCGCCATCGCCCGCGCCCTGCACGCCCAGGGCCGCGGCAGCCTCTGCTTCTACGGTCCGCCCGGCACCGGCAAGACCGCCTTCGCCACGGTGCTGGCCGAGGCGTTGGACCGCGAACTGGTCGCGCGCCAGGCGTCCGATCTGCTCTCAGCCTATGTCGGTGAGACCGAGCACAACCTGGCACGGCTGTTTCGCGACAGCGACCCGGAGACGACCGTCCTGCTGCTCGATGAGGTTGACAGCTTCTTGAGCGATCGGCGCCAGGCGCGGCATCACTGGGAGCGCACTCAGGTCAATGAACTGCTGCAACAGATGGAGCGCTATCCCGGCATCTTCATTGCCGCCACCAATCTGATGTCGGGTATCGACGCCGCGGCCCTGCGGCGATTCGATTTCAAGCTGCACTTCCGGACACTGACCCCGGTGCAGCGCCGCGCGCTGTTCGCCCGGGAGGCACTGGGGGATGTGGGTGCGCCGGTGCCGCCCGACCTGGCCCGGCACTTGGATGAGGCCAACGGACTGACCCCCGGTGACTTCGCCACGGTCTGCCGCCAGCGGGCGCTGCTAAGGGAGACACTGACGCCGGAGCAGTTCCTGCGGCGGTTGGTGTGGGAAGGTCGGTTGAAGGGGGAGGAACATCGAATGTTGCGATAA
- a CDS encoding helix-turn-helix transcriptional regulator: MSATHATRLERLNRLEQLLSPGTPPDQCPDGARLLEILGDAYGTGDKKARRRALQRDLGELVNEGRIAPANPGGKPLRYRRVADGPDEDPAVWDWTLQTIHDLAAEAVPRRQLERLWQRLLTNTAEPRLDEARLRIVPDTFRLQPAELRKGVLKAVIQSLIQRCALQVLYVKPEGQRAEVCLHPQALVQRGPIPYLFAFKNAEDEPLRLYALHRMVRATALAELPARLAAGFDLDQAIADGRADFGQGELIDLELRVRGYLTEVLRYCPLAAGQRQEDEPPESDFKLRVWARVPSTGQLLRWLLGAGDNVEVMGPADLRRIVAAQAAKAAAIYRDS, translated from the coding sequence ATGAGCGCCACCCATGCCACCCGCCTTGAACGTCTGAATCGCCTGGAGCAGTTACTCTCACCCGGCACGCCGCCGGACCAGTGCCCGGACGGTGCCCGGCTGCTGGAAATCCTGGGTGACGCCTATGGGACGGGGGATAAAAAGGCCCGGCGCCGGGCCCTGCAACGGGACCTCGGCGAGCTGGTGAACGAAGGACGCATCGCACCCGCGAATCCCGGCGGCAAGCCGCTGCGTTACCGGCGGGTGGCGGACGGACCGGATGAGGACCCGGCGGTCTGGGACTGGACCCTGCAAACCATCCACGACCTGGCGGCCGAGGCGGTCCCGCGTCGTCAGCTCGAACGGTTGTGGCAGCGGCTACTCACCAATACCGCGGAACCGCGACTCGACGAGGCGCGACTGCGCATCGTCCCGGACACCTTTCGGCTCCAGCCGGCGGAACTCCGCAAAGGGGTGTTGAAGGCGGTGATCCAGTCCTTGATTCAGCGTTGCGCGCTCCAGGTCCTCTACGTCAAACCCGAGGGCCAGCGTGCCGAGGTCTGTCTGCATCCCCAGGCGCTGGTTCAGCGTGGACCCATCCCCTACCTGTTTGCGTTCAAGAATGCCGAGGACGAACCGCTGCGTCTCTATGCCCTGCACCGCATGGTCCGCGCCACCGCCTTGGCCGAGCTGCCGGCCCGGCTCGCCGCCGGGTTCGACCTGGACCAGGCGATTGCTGATGGCCGGGCGGATTTCGGTCAGGGCGAGCTGATCGACTTGGAACTGCGGGTCCGGGGGTATTTGACCGAGGTCCTGAGGTACTGTCCGCTGGCGGCGGGTCAGCGCCAGGAGGATGAGCCGCCGGAGTCCGACTTCAAGCTGCGGGTGTGGGCGCGGGTGCCCTCGACCGGACAGTTGCTACGCTGGCTGCTGGGGGCGGGGGACAATGTGGAGGTGATGGGGCCCGCGGACTTGCGCCGGATTGTCGCGGCGCAGGCGGCGAAGGCGGCAGCGATCTATCGGGACTCGTGA
- a CDS encoding type II toxin-antitoxin system prevent-host-death family antitoxin, producing METLDVFSVRDLRTRSGDLLKDAELGQMSLITKHGRPAILALPFDRRLLDQGVHRALALSLFEGRQLTLAQAAKIAGLSLDGFIDLLGSLGLAAVDYPAEELAGELDIAL from the coding sequence ATGGAAACGCTCGATGTCTTCTCGGTCCGGGATCTGCGCACCCGCTCCGGCGACCTGCTCAAGGACGCCGAGCTTGGGCAGATGTCGCTCATCACCAAACATGGCCGACCCGCCATCCTCGCCCTGCCCTTCGACCGACGGCTGCTGGACCAGGGGGTCCACCGCGCCCTGGCCTTGAGCCTGTTCGAGGGTCGGCAACTGACCCTCGCACAGGCGGCCAAGATCGCCGGGCTGTCGTTGGACGGCTTTATCGACCTGCTGGGGTCGCTCGGCCTGGCCGCGGTGGACTATCCGGCCGAGGAGTTGGCGGGCGAACTGGACATCGCCTTGTGA